One part of the Chryseobacterium mulctrae genome encodes these proteins:
- a CDS encoding Tn3 family transposase, whose translation MALRKSITEQEFTSLINIPQSGEELIRIYSLSDDDIIFIKASCRGKTNHIRVSVLLSYMKFPGIIIPTVFIPDERILDLLCNQLEIDKSHWKDYDNLAETRQDHINILRKNYGYENFSSTYYTDSLFNLTKFTLQTDKGILIAQQLVKFLRDAKILIPRISVVQKICSEALINAEKQIHDTLSSVLSNHQKQLLDTLLNLQEKSSISQLNWLKQSPQAVNSKFLLMHIKRLKTIKDIDLPKDIGKDIHQTRLLKIAREGRQMTPQHLRDFEESRRYATLVAILLETKASIIDEIIEMNDKIIGSLFRYAKNTQAQKMQESGKSMGEQLGVFFKIGNALLDARETGEDPFDAVESVISWEALAQSILEAKNLTAKQNFDSLYFISDKYFTIKKYGGEFLKELELRSAPVAEDILKAINILIDLYEGKIKRLPEKLPSSFIRKRWEELVFTENGTDRKFYELCIFSELKNHLRSGDLWVQGSRQYKDFEDYLIPSDRFTEMRDQNGVPLDVALNVEEFLSERMELLSNKIQIVCKLIESNELPDSSIINDRIKIKPLENTVPEEAEVLGKKIYSLLPLIKITDLLKEVDQWMGFTDQFTHLKSGNKSNDKNFLLTVILSDAINLGLRKMSEASPGTSYAKLSWLQAWHIRDETYSSALAEIINVQSAHPFSSYWGEGKTSSSDGQRFATGSYAQRTGNINPKYGSSPGVQFYTHVSDQYAPFHTKVINVGVRDATYVLDGLLYHESDVQIEEHYTDTSGFTDHVFALMQLLGFKFAPRIRDLNDKKLFIPEASTGYSALSEHIGGKINSKKIIQNWDEILRLAASIKNGTVTASLIVKKIGSYPRQNGLAVALRELGKIERTLFMLDWYMSPELRRRVTAGLNKGEARNTLARAVYFNRFGEVRERSFENQRYKASGLNLVTAAIVLWNTVYIEKAVQHLKEQGEEINEELLQYLSPLGWEHIHLTGDYVWEERIKLKKGEFRSLRKV comes from the coding sequence ATGGCTTTAAGAAAATCTATAACAGAACAAGAATTTACTTCATTAATAAATATTCCTCAGTCTGGAGAAGAACTTATAAGGATCTATTCTCTTTCAGATGACGATATAATTTTCATTAAGGCATCATGCAGAGGAAAAACCAATCATATTAGAGTATCAGTTTTACTTAGCTACATGAAATTTCCCGGAATTATTATTCCTACTGTATTTATTCCAGATGAAAGAATATTGGATCTATTATGTAATCAGCTAGAAATAGATAAAAGCCACTGGAAGGATTATGATAATTTGGCTGAAACTCGCCAGGATCATATAAATATTTTGAGAAAAAACTATGGATATGAAAATTTCTCTTCAACTTACTATACTGATTCTCTATTCAATTTAACAAAATTTACTTTACAAACAGATAAAGGAATATTAATTGCGCAGCAGTTAGTAAAATTTTTGAGAGATGCTAAAATATTGATACCTAGAATATCTGTTGTACAGAAAATATGCTCAGAAGCCTTAATTAATGCAGAAAAGCAAATTCATGATACCCTGAGTTCTGTATTGTCCAATCATCAAAAACAGTTATTAGATACTCTTCTCAACTTACAGGAAAAAAGCAGCATCAGTCAACTAAATTGGCTGAAGCAATCCCCACAGGCGGTCAATTCAAAATTTTTATTGATGCACATAAAGAGGTTGAAAACTATTAAAGACATTGATCTTCCAAAAGATATTGGTAAGGATATTCATCAAACACGGTTGTTGAAAATAGCCAGAGAAGGCAGGCAGATGACACCACAACATCTAAGGGATTTCGAAGAATCCCGGAGATACGCAACTTTAGTCGCAATACTTCTGGAAACCAAAGCTTCTATTATCGATGAAATTATAGAAATGAATGATAAAATCATCGGTTCTTTGTTCAGATATGCCAAGAATACACAAGCTCAAAAAATGCAGGAATCCGGAAAATCCATGGGAGAACAGCTCGGTGTATTTTTTAAAATTGGAAATGCACTTCTTGATGCCAGAGAAACTGGAGAAGATCCTTTCGATGCTGTTGAATCGGTTATTTCATGGGAAGCTCTGGCTCAAAGTATTTTGGAAGCCAAGAACTTAACCGCTAAACAAAATTTTGATTCACTTTATTTTATATCCGATAAATATTTCACGATCAAAAAATATGGTGGAGAATTTTTGAAAGAATTGGAACTCCGTTCAGCTCCTGTGGCAGAAGATATTCTAAAGGCAATAAATATTCTGATAGATTTATATGAAGGAAAAATAAAAAGACTGCCGGAAAAGCTACCCTCAAGTTTTATAAGAAAAAGATGGGAAGAACTTGTATTTACGGAGAACGGTACCGATAGAAAGTTTTATGAACTGTGCATATTTTCTGAACTCAAGAACCATCTGCGTTCCGGAGATCTTTGGGTACAGGGTTCAAGACAGTACAAAGATTTTGAAGATTATCTTATTCCTTCAGACAGATTTACTGAAATGAGAGATCAGAATGGGGTTCCTCTGGACGTAGCGTTGAATGTAGAAGAGTTTCTTTCGGAACGGATGGAACTTCTTTCCAATAAAATACAAATCGTTTGTAAACTTATCGAAAGCAATGAACTTCCGGACTCTTCTATTATTAATGACAGGATAAAGATTAAACCTCTTGAAAACACAGTTCCTGAAGAAGCTGAAGTTTTAGGAAAAAAAATATACAGTTTGCTTCCTCTCATTAAAATCACAGATCTTTTGAAAGAAGTCGATCAGTGGATGGGCTTCACAGATCAATTCACCCATTTGAAATCAGGAAATAAAAGTAATGATAAAAACTTTTTACTCACTGTAATACTGTCAGATGCCATCAATTTAGGCTTAAGAAAAATGTCGGAAGCTTCTCCGGGAACTTCCTACGCAAAACTTTCCTGGCTTCAGGCGTGGCACATCCGCGATGAAACGTATTCTTCAGCTTTAGCGGAAATTATAAATGTTCAATCCGCGCATCCATTTTCTTCTTACTGGGGAGAAGGAAAAACATCTTCTTCGGACGGTCAAAGGTTTGCTACCGGAAGCTATGCGCAAAGAACCGGAAATATTAATCCGAAATATGGAAGCAGTCCCGGAGTTCAGTTTTACACTCATGTCTCCGACCAATACGCACCTTTTCATACCAAGGTTATTAATGTGGGAGTAAGGGATGCAACCTATGTTTTGGACGGGCTTCTCTATCATGAATCTGATGTACAGATAGAAGAACATTATACAGATACTTCGGGGTTTACCGATCATGTGTTTGCTTTGATGCAGTTATTGGGATTTAAATTTGCCCCAAGAATCAGAGATTTGAATGATAAGAAGCTTTTTATTCCTGAAGCATCTACCGGTTATTCTGCGTTATCAGAACATATAGGAGGTAAAATTAACAGTAAAAAAATTATTCAAAACTGGGATGAGATCCTAAGATTGGCTGCTTCCATAAAAAATGGAACTGTTACGGCTTCACTGATTGTAAAGAAGATTGGAAGCTATCCAAGGCAAAACGGACTTGCAGTAGCATTGCGGGAATTGGGTAAAATTGAAAGAACCTTATTTATGCTCGACTGGTACATGAGTCCGGAACTTAGGCGGAGAGTTACTGCGGGACTTAATAAAGGGGAAGCCAGAAATACTTTGGCAAGAGCCGTATATTTTAACAGGTTTGGAGAAGTCAGAGAACGGAGCTTTGAAAATCAACGGTATAAGGCAAGCGGTCTTAATTTGGTAACTGCTGCTATTGTTCTATGGAATACTGTTTATATTGAAAAAGCAGTGCAGCACCTGAAAGAACAGGGCGAAGAAATTAATGAAGAGTTACTTCAATATCTTTCTCCTTTAGGATGGGAACAT
- a CDS encoding recombinase family protein, with product MSKNVAYLRVSTADQDLEKNKAEILFLANDKSLGKVDFVEEKISGKIHWRKRKIGEIIEDLQKGDTILLNEFSRLGRSMLECMEIISIATEKGINIYTVKGNWQLDDTIQSKVMAMVFSMVSEIERDLISKRTKEALQTKKANGIKLGRPKGPGKSKLDTHKLEIEALLKNGSTKKFIAKRYNSTPANLHNWIKKNKIQDSPN from the coding sequence ATGTCAAAGAATGTAGCTTATCTAAGGGTATCAACAGCTGACCAGGATCTTGAAAAAAATAAAGCAGAAATTTTATTTTTAGCGAATGACAAATCTTTAGGTAAAGTAGATTTTGTAGAAGAAAAAATCTCCGGAAAGATTCACTGGAGAAAACGTAAAATTGGTGAGATCATAGAGGATTTACAAAAAGGAGATACTATCCTTTTAAATGAATTTTCCAGATTGGGACGAAGTATGCTTGAATGCATGGAAATTATTTCTATTGCGACAGAGAAAGGCATTAATATTTATACTGTCAAAGGAAACTGGCAACTTGACGATACCATACAAAGTAAAGTGATGGCAATGGTATTTTCTATGGTATCAGAGATTGAACGGGACTTGATTTCCAAAAGAACAAAAGAAGCGCTGCAGACAAAAAAAGCAAACGGAATTAAATTAGGTAGACCAAAAGGACCAGGAAAAAGTAAACTTGATACTCACAAATTGGAAATAGAAGCTTTACTTAAAAATGGTTCTACCAAAAAATTTATAGCAAAACGCTATAATTCGACTCCGGCGAACCTCCATAACTGGATAAAAAAAAATAAAATACAGGATTCCCCAAATTAG
- a CDS encoding IS982 family transposase, with translation MILKDQITNIFVQVDDFCKEFDSQIKQMKFHALGDQKKRRNRKSMMSDSEIITIMIGFHLGAHKTFKHYYREIVCGYWRNLFPKALSYNRFIELQQRSFVVFALFLKEKCLGKCTGISFMDSTTLKVCRNQRIHSHKVFKGLAERGKSSMGWFYGFKLHLVCNEKGELLSFYLTKGNVDDRNPKHIKKMTEQLFGKLFADKGYLSNPLWEMLFADGIQLFTKLRKNMKNHIMKMEDKILLRKRAIIETINDELKNHCQVEHTRHRSVNNFMMNILGGLSAYCFFPKKPLISYFSFLNKLLNVWRVNKLIKSEK, from the coding sequence ATGATTTTGAAAGACCAAATTACAAATATTTTTGTACAAGTTGACGATTTTTGTAAAGAATTTGATTCCCAAATCAAACAAATGAAGTTTCATGCGCTGGGAGATCAAAAGAAGAGAAGAAACAGAAAATCCATGATGTCCGATTCTGAAATCATTACCATCATGATCGGTTTTCATCTCGGTGCACACAAAACATTTAAGCATTACTACCGGGAAATAGTGTGTGGCTACTGGAGAAATTTATTTCCAAAAGCCCTTTCCTACAATAGATTTATAGAACTTCAGCAAAGAAGTTTTGTGGTTTTTGCATTGTTTCTGAAAGAAAAATGTTTAGGTAAATGCACGGGAATAAGCTTTATGGACAGCACAACTTTGAAGGTGTGCAGAAACCAAAGGATACACAGTCATAAAGTTTTCAAAGGTTTGGCAGAACGCGGAAAATCTTCAATGGGCTGGTTTTATGGGTTTAAATTGCATTTGGTTTGTAATGAAAAAGGAGAACTTCTATCTTTTTATTTAACGAAAGGGAATGTTGATGACCGAAATCCGAAACATATTAAAAAAATGACAGAGCAGCTTTTTGGAAAACTCTTTGCCGACAAAGGATATCTTTCCAACCCTCTTTGGGAGATGCTTTTTGCTGATGGGATCCAGCTTTTCACAAAGCTTCGTAAGAATATGAAAAATCATATCATGAAAATGGAAGACAAGATTTTGCTCCGAAAAAGAGCCATCATTGAGACGATAAATGATGAATTAAAGAATCATTGCCAAGTGGAACACACCAGACATAGAAGCGTAAATAATTTTATGATGAATATTTTAGGAGGTCTTTCGGCATATTGCTTTTTCCCAAAAAAACCATTAATATCATATTTTAGTTTTCTAAATAAATTGCTGAATGTTTGGCGTGTTAATAAATTAATAAAATCTGAAAAATGA
- a CDS encoding OmpA family protein, with protein sequence MKLSVAIFSLALSLPAMAFAQDSLQVESSGEYPNTFSSGSANVSKFTQSSKRFNDWSVSFGAGVPLMQSADLTSIKNGNGKNLIGYSAYVSVDKAITHAFGFNLQYDRGETRQGWFNTKDAAPANAAANGQYGARTQYDAISILGDINFSNLMRRVDNKSPYRWALHGYAGIGSIAYRAYLKDDTGQRLMTEVKPFKTLDFFGQAGAGLKYKINNRLDLEGRVMYVVTTDDQFDGGGEPYSAINRREDQVSDNFFNATLGLSVKLGKHDSHLMWHDPLQEIYYKLDVLAEKNQDINVCKSGDADNDGVCDDWDRQLGTPAGARVDGSGVALDVDMDGVIDLYDKCITVPGPVENNGCPTTPTNSGTVTEAETKLDGIEFDLNSDRILPSNTPILNNAVNYINSSNGAYTVVGTTDTRGSETYNQNLSEKRANSVKDYLIKNGVESTKLDAIGKGKRDLKYPECDPATKCPEWKNRANRRVYFKAN encoded by the coding sequence ATGAAATTAAGTGTAGCAATCTTCTCACTAGCATTATCATTGCCAGCAATGGCATTTGCCCAAGACAGTTTACAAGTTGAGTCTAGCGGAGAATACCCAAATACTTTCAGTTCGGGTTCTGCTAATGTTAGCAAGTTTACACAGTCTTCTAAAAGATTCAATGACTGGTCAGTATCATTCGGTGCCGGTGTACCTTTGATGCAGTCTGCAGATTTGACGTCAATCAAAAACGGTAATGGTAAAAATCTTATTGGTTATTCAGCTTACGTAAGTGTTGATAAAGCAATTACACATGCTTTTGGATTTAACCTTCAATACGACCGTGGAGAAACAAGACAGGGATGGTTTAATACCAAAGATGCAGCTCCTGCCAATGCAGCAGCAAACGGACAATACGGTGCAAGAACACAGTATGATGCAATCTCAATTTTAGGAGATATTAATTTCTCTAATCTAATGAGACGTGTAGACAACAAATCTCCATACAGATGGGCATTACACGGTTACGCAGGAATTGGTAGTATCGCTTACAGAGCGTATCTGAAAGATGACACTGGACAAAGATTAATGACTGAAGTTAAACCATTTAAAACATTAGATTTCTTTGGACAAGCTGGTGCAGGTTTAAAATATAAGATAAACAATAGACTTGATCTTGAAGGTAGAGTAATGTATGTGGTAACTACAGACGACCAGTTCGATGGTGGTGGTGAGCCTTACAGCGCTATTAACAGAAGAGAAGATCAGGTTTCTGACAATTTCTTCAATGCCACTTTAGGTTTATCTGTTAAACTGGGTAAGCATGACTCTCACTTAATGTGGCATGATCCTTTGCAGGAAATCTATTACAAATTAGATGTATTGGCTGAGAAAAATCAGGATATTAATGTTTGTAAAAGCGGAGATGCTGATAACGACGGTGTATGTGACGACTGGGACAGACAGCTTGGTACTCCTGCAGGTGCAAGAGTTGATGGTTCTGGGGTAGCTTTAGACGTTGATATGGACGGTGTAATTGATCTTTATGATAAATGTATAACTGTTCCGGGACCTGTAGAAAATAACGGATGTCCTACAACACCTACTAACTCAGGTACAGTAACAGAAGCTGAAACAAAATTAGACGGAATTGAATTTGATTTAAATTCTGACAGAATTTTGCCTTCAAACACGCCTATCTTGAACAATGCTGTAAATTACATCAATTCTTCAAACGGTGCTTACACAGTAGTAGGTACAACTGATACAAGAGGTTCTGAAACTTATAACCAGAATTTATCTGAAAAAAGAGCAAACAGCGTGAAAGATTATTTAATCAAAAACGGTGTAGAATCTACAAAGCTTGATGCAATCGGAAAAGGTAAAAGAGACCTTAAATACCCAGAATGTGATCCTGCCACAAAATGTCCTGAATGGAAAAACAGAGCAAACAGAAGAGTTTATTTTAAGGCTAATTAA
- a CDS encoding OmpA family protein translates to MAHLEVKPKNGTPWWVWLILALIALAILLFSLRRCNGDTKENKAGKDTLTTSTANQKDAVAMTEPDWNSVNFNSPASVDPDITDKDIVVRNGADYTIFTLGENILFATDDNKIQGSSEAKLKRIVEVLDKKYKGSYIGIFGNTDSIGTTTHNKQLGADRAAAVREWFISSGGIEKDRLSIHSLGENEPVATNSNESGRQQNRNVEIVAFKQK, encoded by the coding sequence ATGGCACATTTAGAAGTAAAACCTAAAAACGGTACCCCTTGGTGGGTGTGGCTAATACTTGCGTTAATCGCATTGGCAATTCTTTTGTTTTCGTTGAGACGCTGCAACGGCGATACTAAAGAAAATAAAGCAGGAAAAGATACATTGACGACTTCAACAGCGAATCAAAAAGATGCGGTAGCAATGACAGAGCCGGATTGGAACTCAGTTAATTTCAATTCACCTGCATCTGTCGATCCGGATATAACTGATAAAGATATTGTTGTTCGCAATGGAGCTGACTATACGATATTTACACTTGGTGAAAATATTCTTTTCGCAACAGACGACAATAAGATACAAGGTTCTTCGGAAGCAAAACTAAAACGTATTGTGGAAGTATTAGATAAAAAATACAAAGGGTCATACATCGGTATATTTGGAAATACAGACTCAATCGGGACAACGACCCATAATAAACAGTTGGGAGCAGACCGTGCTGCAGCGGTTCGGGAGTGGTTTATTAGCAGTGGGGGCATTGAGAAAGACAGATTGTCCATTCATTCTCTTGGAGAAAACGAGCCTGTTGCTACAAATTCTAACGAATCCGGACGTCAGCAAAACCGTAATGTAGAAATTGTGGCGTTCAAACAAAAATAA
- a CDS encoding DUF421 domain-containing protein, with protein MEELFFKDWESLGHVAISTLVAFVTLFLFVRVSGKRTLAKLNAFDFVVTVALGSTLAYMMLGMVPLLEGIEVLFLIIAMQYVFAWTARSSSGIEKLVNSVPTMLFYNGQFLDKFMSREAVTREEIFAAIRSSGIEHINDVKAVVIEINGQMTVVKKSEGTGQSSLEKMPLHQQVED; from the coding sequence ATGGAAGAATTATTTTTCAAAGATTGGGAAAGTTTAGGACATGTAGCTATCTCAACATTAGTTGCCTTTGTAACATTATTCCTTTTTGTAAGGGTTTCAGGAAAGCGTACTTTAGCTAAACTTAACGCATTTGATTTTGTTGTTACTGTCGCACTCGGCTCTACTTTAGCTTATATGATGTTAGGGATGGTTCCGCTTCTTGAGGGAATAGAAGTCCTTTTTCTTATTATCGCCATGCAATATGTTTTTGCCTGGACCGCCCGATCATCCTCGGGTATAGAGAAACTTGTCAACTCAGTTCCAACAATGCTTTTCTATAATGGACAATTTTTGGATAAATTTATGTCTCGTGAGGCGGTAACACGCGAGGAAATTTTTGCCGCCATCAGAAGTTCAGGAATTGAACACATCAATGATGTGAAAGCAGTCGTGATTGAAATTAACGGACAAATGACTGTAGTTAAAAAATCGGAAGGTACGGGACAGAGTTCTTTGGAAAAAATGCCCTTACATCAGCAAGTCGAGGATTAA
- a CDS encoding PRC-barrel domain-containing protein produces MGLQENKYTHLVELGGSDYEIVEGEPDIRGWDVKNKVGLKFGEVDELLFDPQTKKVRYIVVDVNNSELDTEQKKILVPIGTAVLYDGKRIQDNDNLLNRGNENSINEDVVVESGSQSATQHYDKTTYNPYDDGKVVVIPVSVEYILQLPAYEKEAISPETELAIRRIFNGLDETETNSGAIEYKPDEFYHHEHFDEEKFYNAKTSSGIRKKL; encoded by the coding sequence ATGGGATTACAAGAAAATAAATATACTCATTTAGTTGAGCTAGGAGGCAGTGATTATGAAATCGTAGAAGGAGAACCTGATATTAGAGGTTGGGACGTTAAAAATAAAGTGGGGTTAAAATTCGGTGAGGTTGATGAGCTGCTATTTGATCCGCAAACCAAAAAGGTTCGTTATATAGTAGTCGATGTCAATAATTCTGAACTAGATACAGAACAAAAGAAAATATTAGTTCCTATTGGCACAGCAGTCTTATATGATGGTAAACGTATCCAGGATAATGATAATCTTCTTAACAGAGGAAATGAAAATTCAATCAACGAGGATGTAGTTGTAGAGAGTGGGTCCCAATCGGCTACACAGCACTATGATAAGACAACCTATAATCCATATGACGATGGTAAAGTGGTGGTTATTCCGGTAAGCGTGGAGTATATTTTGCAGCTTCCGGCTTATGAGAAGGAAGCTATTAGTCCTGAAACAGAATTAGCTATCCGCCGTATTTTTAATGGATTGGACGAAACAGAGACTAATTCAGGAGCCATAGAATATAAGCCTGATGAATTCTATCATCATGAACATTTTGATGAAGAAAAATTCTATAATGCTAAGACTTCGTCTGGTATAAGGAAAAAATTGTAA
- a CDS encoding AsmA-like C-terminal region-containing protein, which produces MSSGNIKSVLLKILKWLGIAIASILFLMFIIPILFPGQISNQVKIFANKHLAGKLDYKKTHLTFFRHFPSLTVSVDDILLKGSKPFEQDTLLAAKELSVGINLKNLIFNGEIKIDEIYVNDAYANVFVNSKGQANYNVYVSKPSEKPKDTTEEGASIKLDLIKLKNWNIKYNDHAANVLVNAKGLNYTGKGGLSEDIFDLKTDLGIEKLDFALNRVWYAQQKSLHADLITRINTDALTFVLRKNELKINELPLKFTGFVSILKDGYNIDINAASEKTTIKDMISVLPPQYLSWAKETKIEGNSDLFFSLKGRFSEPKNLKPRLKASLKVQDGFVSNNNAPVPMNNLNMDLSVDLPSLDTNQLLLDLKNLSFDLGKNNRFKAVVRTQGVDEMKINANIKGGVDLATLDAALGLKDIEMKGLMNTDIQSNGIFNMDKKLFPKTKGYFNLKNGWLKTKYYPNAIQNINILANIHNTDGTFKSLGVKFDPFKFDFEGNPVSVNADLQNFEDILYKIKAKGVLNIGRIYQVFKKEGLDVSGLIMADLSLNGRQSYATTGQYSRLDNRGNLILKNIKATTEYLPKSFYIKEGNFEFENEKMWFRKFYATYGKSDFALNGYLLNTINYFIERKGTLHGKFNLNSNYILIDEFMALKEGDNKHKSLAVEYAKEEHPKSSGVVIVPTNLDVSLAAKARKVEFKGLGLNNLVGTASVNKGEVYLKNTTFDIIGSRMEIDARYQNESPITANYDVALKVADFDVQRAYKEIDMVREMATAAKDVKGIVSIDYKLKGDFDGDMKPIYPSLEGGGNVNLRDVEVKNLKMLSAVGDNIGANAFNNPDMKGVDIETHIKNNLIHVDKFTFKVSILTPSVSGTTSFNGLLDLRIRVGLPPAGWIGFPIVVTGTHEKPKIKIFSKTGQGIIEALYNKKSNKVIREEKRAAKKSRAQQRKDQKAQEAKAKNAEKQINKDLKEK; this is translated from the coding sequence ATGAGTTCGGGAAATATCAAATCAGTATTGCTGAAAATATTAAAATGGCTGGGAATTGCAATAGCTTCTATCCTATTTCTGATGTTCATTATTCCAATTCTTTTTCCAGGACAGATCTCCAACCAGGTCAAGATTTTCGCGAATAAGCATCTGGCAGGAAAACTCGATTACAAAAAAACACACCTCACATTTTTCAGGCATTTCCCATCATTAACAGTTTCTGTGGATGATATTCTTTTGAAGGGTTCCAAACCTTTTGAACAGGATACGCTTCTGGCGGCCAAGGAATTATCAGTCGGAATCAATCTTAAAAATCTGATTTTTAACGGTGAAATTAAAATCGATGAGATTTATGTAAACGACGCTTATGCTAATGTTTTTGTCAATTCCAAAGGCCAGGCTAATTATAATGTTTACGTTTCCAAACCTTCTGAAAAACCAAAAGATACGACAGAAGAAGGTGCATCAATTAAGTTAGATTTAATCAAATTAAAAAACTGGAATATCAAATACAATGACCACGCTGCGAATGTTCTTGTAAACGCAAAAGGTCTTAATTATACCGGAAAAGGTGGACTAAGCGAAGATATTTTTGATCTGAAAACAGATCTTGGTATTGAAAAGCTGGATTTCGCTTTGAATCGGGTTTGGTATGCGCAGCAAAAATCACTACATGCAGATTTGATCACAAGAATCAACACCGATGCACTGACCTTTGTCTTAAGAAAAAATGAGTTGAAAATCAATGAGCTACCTCTGAAATTCACTGGTTTCGTCAGTATTTTGAAAGACGGATATAACATAGATATCAACGCCGCTTCGGAGAAAACAACGATCAAAGATATGATTTCTGTCTTGCCTCCTCAATATTTAAGCTGGGCAAAAGAAACGAAAATTGAAGGTAACAGCGATTTGTTTTTCAGTCTGAAAGGCCGTTTCAGCGAACCTAAAAATCTGAAGCCAAGGCTTAAAGCAAGTCTTAAAGTTCAGGACGGTTTCGTTTCCAACAACAATGCGCCGGTGCCAATGAACAATCTGAATATGGATCTTAGTGTTGATCTGCCGTCACTAGATACCAACCAGCTCTTACTCGATTTGAAGAATTTGAGTTTTGACCTTGGTAAAAACAACCGTTTCAAAGCCGTTGTAAGAACTCAGGGAGTGGATGAGATGAAGATCAATGCCAATATCAAAGGCGGTGTAGATCTTGCGACTCTCGATGCTGCTCTGGGTCTTAAAGATATTGAAATGAAAGGCCTTATGAATACAGATATCCAATCGAATGGAATTTTCAATATGGATAAAAAATTGTTCCCGAAAACAAAAGGTTATTTCAATCTGAAAAACGGCTGGCTTAAAACCAAATATTATCCAAATGCTATTCAGAATATCAATATTTTAGCAAATATTCATAATACCGACGGAACTTTTAAAAGTCTGGGTGTGAAGTTCGATCCGTTCAAATTTGATTTTGAAGGCAATCCTGTTTCCGTGAATGCAGACTTGCAAAACTTCGAAGATATCTTATACAAGATCAAAGCAAAAGGTGTTTTAAACATTGGCCGAATTTATCAGGTATTTAAAAAAGAAGGCCTTGATGTCAGCGGTCTTATCATGGCCGATTTATCTTTAAACGGTCGTCAAAGTTACGCCACTACCGGACAATACAGCAGACTTGATAACCGAGGAAACCTTATCCTTAAAAACATAAAAGCCACCACCGAATATCTGCCAAAATCATTCTATATCAAAGAAGGAAACTTCGAATTTGAAAATGAAAAGATGTGGTTCAGAAAATTCTATGCAACTTACGGTAAATCGGATTTTGCATTGAATGGCTATTTACTCAACACCATCAATTATTTTATCGAAAGAAAAGGAACACTTCACGGAAAATTTAACCTGAACTCCAACTATATTCTGATCGATGAGTTTATGGCGCTGAAAGAAGGCGACAACAAACACAAATCGCTGGCTGTAGAATATGCAAAAGAAGAGCATCCAAAAAGCAGCGGCGTTGTGATTGTACCAACAAATCTTGATGTTTCATTGGCAGCCAAAGCAAGAAAAGTGGAATTCAAAGGTTTAGGACTTAATAATTTAGTAGGAACAGCCTCAGTAAACAAGGGCGAAGTTTACCTGAAAAACACAACGTTTGATATCATCGGCAGCCGGATGGAAATCGATGCCAGATATCAAAATGAATCTCCTATTACAGCAAACTACGATGTGGCTTTAAAAGTCGCTGACTTCGATGTCCAGCGCGCTTACAAAGAAATAGATATGGTGCGTGAAATGGCCACTGCAGCCAAAGATGTTAAAGGAATTGTTTCTATTGACTATAAACTGAAAGGTGATTTTGATGGGGATATGAAGCCGATTTACCCTTCTCTGGAAGGCGGAGGAAATGTCAATCTAAGAGATGTGGAAGTTAAAAATCTGAAAATGCTTTCTGCAGTTGGAGACAATATTGGTGCTAATGCCTTTAATAATCCGGATATGAAGGGTGTTGATATAGAAACGCATATCAAAAATAATCTGATCCACGTCGATAAGTTTACATTTAAAGTTTCAATTCTTACACCGTCTGTAAGTGGAACGACAAGCTTTAATGGCTTATTAGACCTGAGAATAAGAGTCGGATTACCACCGGCCGGTTGGATAGGTTTTCCAATTGTAGTGACAGGGACTCACGAGAAGCCGAAAATCAAGATTTTCAGTAAAACCGGACAGGGAATTATTGAAGCTCTTTACAATAAAAAATCCAACAAAGTCATTCGTGAGGAAAAACGTGCTGCGAAAAAATCTCGTGCGCAACAAAGAAAAGATCAGAAAGCACAGGAAGCTAAAGCTAAAAATGCTGAGAAACAAATTAATAAAGATTTGAAAGAGAAGTAG